The Deltaproteobacteria bacterium nucleotide sequence AATTCAGTGCGGCATGGGGCGGATCGGAAAACTCTGGGCCTGTGAATATGACGGTCTGGTTCCCGACATCCTTGTAACGGCGAAAGGGATCGCGTCCGGCCTGCCGCTCGGCGCGATCATCAGCCGCGCCGACGCGATGCAGTGGCCGCCGGGGGCGCACGCTTCTACATTCGGCGGTAATCCGATCGCCTGTGCCGCGGCGCTGACGACGCTCGATTTGTTGCAGGAAACCCTGATTGCGAACGCGGCGGCGCAGGGGGAATATCTGTTGGCGCAGTTGCGGGCGTTGCAAGTCAAGGCCCCGCTGATCGGGGATGTGCGCGGGCGCGGGTTGATGGTCGCCGTCGAGTTGGTGCGGGATCGTGCCACGAAAGAACGCGCGACGACCGAACGCAACGCGATCATCCAACGCGCATTTCAACGCGGACTGTTGTTGCTCGGCTGCGGCGCGAACGGGATTCGTTTCTGTCCGCCGCTCACCATTACCCGTCAGGAGCTGGATGTCGCGTTGCAAATCTTTGCGGAGTCTTTATGAGCGCATCGACAGGCATCGCGTGGTGGTCGGGTGAGACCGTTGAAACCAGTCGCGAACAATTCCCTTCAACGAATCCAGCCCGAATTGCCGACACGCTTGGTACTTTCGGGATCGCGTCGCGCGAACAAATTGCGAAGGCCGTCGAGCGGGCGCGCAGTGCCTGGACGCAGTGGAAACGAGTGCCGGCGCCGGTGCGGGCCGGGGTCATCGCGAATTTCGGGCGGCTGTTGCAAGAAAACAAAGAGGCGCTGTCTTGTTGTGTCACGCGCGAAATGGGAAAGCCGATCCGCGAGGCGCGCGGCGACGTCCAGGAAGCCATCGACACCTGTAACTTTTTCGTCAGCGAAGGGCGGCGCTTGTACGGCATGACCGTTCCGTCCGAAATGTCGCGCAAGGAACTCTTTACGTATCGCCGCCCGATTGGCGTCTTTGCGTGCATCACGGCGGGGAACTTTCCCGTCGCGGTGCCGTCGTGGTATTTCATTCCGGCGCTGGTGGCGGGCAATGTCTGTCTCTGGAAACCGTCGGACGATACGCCGCTGACCGCGTACTACTTTACTCAGCTGATGCACAAGGCCGGGTGTCCCGCCGGCGTCTTCCAAACGGTATGGGGCGGCGGCGCCGATTCTACCGGCGAATGGCTGATCGACCACGTCGATCGCGGCGGAATCGACAAGTTCGGATTCACCGGGTCCTCCGAAGTGGGGCGGCGCATCGGCGAGCGCTGCGGGCGGAATTTGCAAGTCCCATGTCTCGAGCTCGGCGGCAAAAATCCGTTGGTCGTGATGGACGACGCGAATCTGGCGCTCGCCGTGGACGGCGCACTCTGGTCCGGCTTCGGCACGGCCGGCCAACGCTGCACCAGCCTCGGGAATCTGATCCTCCACGAACGCATTCGAGAACCGTTCCTGGCGCAGCTGTTGGAACGCGTCCGCGCGATCCAAATCGGTGACCCAACCGACGAAGCGGTGTTCTACGGGCCCGTAATCGGCGAACGATTGCTCCGCAATCACCAGCGACACCTCGACACCCTTATCCAGCCGCATCACCGCGTGCTCACGACGCCGACCGGACGCTTGACGAAACAGCAGCCGTGGGCCCAGTGGCGGGGCGGCTCGCCCGACGACGGCTGGTTTGTCGCCCCGACGATCGTCGACGGCGTCCGTCCCGACGATGCGATTTACGCTACTGAAACGTTCGGGCCGTTGTTCAACGTCTTGACGTGTCGCGACCTCGACGAGGCCATTCGATTGGCGAACGGGACCGGCTACGGGCTGTCGTCCGCGCTGTACACCAACACGCCGGCGTCGGTGTATCAGTGGAAAGAAGAAATTACGGCCGGGATGACGAGCATCAATAATTCCACGACCGGCGCCGAGGCCCATTTGCCGTTCGGTGGCAATGGGCGATCGGGGAACGGGGCGCGCCAATCCGGTGTGTGGGTCATCGACCAATTCACGCGTTGGCAAGCGGTCAATTGGGACATGAGCGGGCAATTGCAGCTGGCCCAAATCGACACCGGCTATATGGCGGCCGACCTCGGCTACCGCCTTTAAGTTTCGCGGATTGGATAACGCATGCAATTTCGTCTGATGTTGGACCGGGATCAAGTCGATCAATGTCGCAAGGGGGCCCGGGAACTCGCCAAACATATTCATCGGTACGTCGATCGGCACACCAGCGAATCGGTCGAAGTCGCCACGTTGCGCTCGCTCGGCGTGACCGGCGATCACCAAGGCCAGACGTTGGCCGCGGCGGTCGTCGAAAAAATCGGCAAAGAACGGCTCCGCGAAGGCGCGGCCTATTGGCTGGGCGCCGTGATGGCGACCAAACAGTGCGACGTCGCGAAGGCGGCGCATCAGCTGGTCCGCGACGGCTGCCCGGATTCGCGGCAAACGCGGTTGCCGCACGCCGAAATC carries:
- a CDS encoding aldehyde dehydrogenase family protein, which gives rise to MSASTGIAWWSGETVETSREQFPSTNPARIADTLGTFGIASREQIAKAVERARSAWTQWKRVPAPVRAGVIANFGRLLQENKEALSCCVTREMGKPIREARGDVQEAIDTCNFFVSEGRRLYGMTVPSEMSRKELFTYRRPIGVFACITAGNFPVAVPSWYFIPALVAGNVCLWKPSDDTPLTAYYFTQLMHKAGCPAGVFQTVWGGGADSTGEWLIDHVDRGGIDKFGFTGSSEVGRRIGERCGRNLQVPCLELGGKNPLVVMDDANLALAVDGALWSGFGTAGQRCTSLGNLILHERIREPFLAQLLERVRAIQIGDPTDEAVFYGPVIGERLLRNHQRHLDTLIQPHHRVLTTPTGRLTKQQPWAQWRGGSPDDGWFVAPTIVDGVRPDDAIYATETFGPLFNVLTCRDLDEAIRLANGTGYGLSSALYTNTPASVYQWKEEITAGMTSINNSTTGAEAHLPFGGNGRSGNGARQSGVWVIDQFTRWQAVNWDMSGQLQLAQIDTGYMAADLGYRL